The genome window TCTTTACCTACGTTTGCCGAGCAGTGCATGGACAGGACATTGCGCTCAGGCAGCATGTAGTTCATGACGCTGAAGATCGATTTCTTCATTTCGCCAGCGTATTCCGTACCGCCGATGAGAACCATTTTGTGCTCAAAGCTGAGTACGATGAAGGTCTCGGAGTTCGTTCCATGAACAGCCGGGTTTGCTTTGAAGTTTGGTGCATACACTACAGTAAATTCCGATTCATGGTTCGCCAGTTCTTCTTCTGTCGGACGGATGAACAGCTGACGAGCAAACAGATTGTGCCAAGCGTATTCATTCACCACGCGAATCGGCAGGCGGTACGTGGTATCCGCTCCAGCAAAACCGTCAAATACAAACAGCTCTTTTCCTTGCAGGTATTCGAGCACGTCTTGTTGAAGAAGCTGGAACTTCTCGGAGGAAATCGGTTGGTTGACTGGACCCCAGTTGATTTTATCGTGTACGGAAGCTTCGTCCACCACAAATTTGTCCTTTGGCGAACGGCCAGTAAACTTGCCTGTTAGCGCATTGAGCGCCCCCTTGTCGGTCAAAATCCCTTCGCCACGCTTCACTGCCATTTCTACGAGCTCAGCAACAGGCAGGTTGTTATATACCTTGGAAGCTCCCAGAATGTCAGCAAGCTTATGAACGGTGTTGGTTTCCATGTGTGAACGATCTCCTTCCCAAATGTCTATCCATTATTGTGACTTTCTAACGAGTTAGAATGCAAAAGGTCATTTGCTTATCCATTCTAACACGCAGTCGCTCATCTCGAAATATCATCGTAATTCATTTTCGTATTGTCGTTCAATTTGTAATTAGTATATCACATTTGATCAAATAAGCTACATAATTTTATAATCTCTTATGGAGAATGTGTGAATAACCTTCCAAGCTAGTTTCCCCTGTCCGTCATTTTCTTTCCCCAGTCAAACCCGAAGCCCCTTAGTGAATTACTGGTTGCACGAAAAACCCGGTACCTGATAGGCACCGGGTGCTTTTTTGCGTCAACCCCGCACCGTAGGTACAGGGCCATCGCAACCATGCTTACTTGAGCTTTTCAAACGTTCGGACGACCACATTCGCCAATATTTCCACGCCTTTGACCAATGCCTTCTCATCGAATTGCATGTGGGGATGATGCAGGCCAGGGGCCAGATCGCAGCCGAGAGCCAGCATCGTCGCTTTGATCTGCGGGCGCTCTACCGTATAGAAATGGAAGTCTTCCGCTCCCGGGCTGACTGGAGCCGGCCTGAGATTCTCCTCCCCAAGCACATCGATGATTGATTGCTCCAGCAGTGCTTTTGCCTCATCGCTTACTTCCGCCGCCACCATTCGGGAGCCCATCTGCACATCGATCTGTGCCTGAAAGCTGACGGCCACCCCGTCGATCACCTGCCGCACCCGAGCAAGCAGATCGTCCATCGCCTGATTGGTCTGCGCCCGCAAATCGAGTGCGAAACGCGCCTTGTCTGGAATGATGTTGTAGCTTTCTCCTCCCGCCTGGAGCATCGTCATTTTGACTGTGGCCGGAACCGTAGGATCTGTATGTACCTGACCGATGCCTGTGACGATGGCACTCGCCGCTTCAATTGCATTAATCCCGAGGTGAGGTCTGGCACCATGGGCCGCTACCCCCGTTATTTCACCGTACAGGAACATAGCTGCCCCGTTATAGATCGCAGGGCCAGCCAAGCCGCCCTTCATTTCCTGAATAGGCCGAAGATGCACTCCATACAAATAGTCAATGTCATCCACGACGCCCTTTTCCACAAGCTTCAGCGCCCCTGTCCCCTTTTCCTCCGCGGGCTGAAACAAGATTTTAACGGTGCCCTCAGGCCGGTAGCCCGAAGCGATCAAAGACTCCACTGCTTCGACAATCAGCGTCATGTGGGCATCGTGACCGCATGAATGGTTCGCTCTCCATTCCCCGTCCACTTCCTGCCAGAGTGCGTCAATATCGGTACGCAGTCCGACGACGGGCTTTCCTTCTCCCCATTCCGCCACGAGGCCCGTGCAATCTTCAAAGGTCGTGACCCGCAAGCCGAGGGATCGCATCCGATCCGCCAAATAGCGCGTCGTCTGCACTTCCTTCCAGCTGATTTCCGGATTGGCGTGCAAATGACGGAATGTTTCGGCAATAGATGTTTCACGTGCGGTAACGGTTTGCTTTAAAGAAAAAGTCGTGGACATACCCGTTCCTCCTCGAATATCTCATTTTCCTTCTATTATAGCACTCACTTGCTCGTGAGCCGCAAGATCGCATCCAGTTTTAATTGATCGCGCAAGGCTCCCGCGATCCGCACGTGTCGCTTGGCGCTCGTGTACAGGAGCTCGTCACCATTCAGCAGCATCCGCAATTGCTGCTCGTGCCCCTGGAGGACAAGATCGGCCGATTGCTCCCCATCCCACTCGCCGCAGTACGCACGTCCCTGTGAAAACGTCAACTGCCACCGCAGCTGAGTATCCACCTCTACAATCCCCACCCGTCGCTCCCAACCTGCCGTTAACAGCCGTACATGTGCCTTTTGTTGCAGCCTCTCCGCTACCTCTGCCAGCAATCCACCGATCCCTACCATGCTCCACACCCCTCTCTCTTGATGGGTTCGCGGATCCTTTGGTCGAATCCTTTGACGAGGAATGGGAAGCACTGTCGTGTCCTGTCAGGCTGACCCTCTTTTTCTCGACAACCTGCAAATAAAAAACTCCCACCCGCGAGTGGAAGACTTTCTAGCAACATCTATTTGGTTTTATTCGTCATGTTCGTCCTTATCCAATCGCACTTCCAAATGATGCCCATCCGGTGTCTCAAAGTAGAGGTTAAAGCTGGTCGGCCGAGCAATCGGGCCTCTGTAACAAATATTCTCTGCTTCCAGCTTATCCACCAGATAGTCCAATTCAGCGCGGCTCGTTACGGAAAAAGCAACGTGGTCGATTTGACCCACTCCGCCCTTGCCATTGTCCCCGCCAAATGGATGGAGTCCAATTCGTGTGTATGTGCCTATTTGAAAGTAGACAGGCGCTCCTTCCACGATATTCTCTTCTGGGATGGGAACTTCCAATATCTCTTTAAAAAAATGAGCTACCTTCACGACATCGCTGCAGTTCAATGCGATGTGATGAACGCCTTTCAAATGAAACATTCACACTGCCTCCCACGTCAACTCTGGTTATGCGCTTTTCTGCGACATTTGCTTCCTTTTGTTGTACTGCTTCAGCCGCTCGCTTAACCGTTTTAAACGAATCATCAAGGCTTCGCGCCATTCGTCATCCTTCAATTCCTTGGCAACACCGAGAAGATCCAATGAAATATCAATCTGTTGTTTGAGAACATCGGCAAAGCTCGCAGCTTCATCCGTCATGGTACAATTCTCGAACAACTCGGTTGTATTGTCAACACTCACAAAATCGGCGAAATCCACTTCAGGCGCCTGATCTCCTTGAGCATATTCTACTAAAATTTCGTACTCTCCCTCAATAGCGGGATGGACTTCAATTCTGTCACATACAGGACAAAACATGATGGGGACATTATGCACCAGCGTTTTATAATGACGGACAGACCCTACCGATCCAACCATTCCGGCACCACAGCAATAACTCATATAGTCTCCCTCCTTCTTCGCCAAACCATACATCATTTGGCCGACACTCTGTCTGTAACAGCAATTGTAGCGTACTATCCAAGAAACTCTCTACCCGCAAAACATACCAATCGAATATTTGGAAAAGGTATGGTCTTTCCATTGTACCTGATTCCGATTTAGTTGACCAATGTTTTCTGATTAGTTTGAAATTTTTCCCTCATTTGCCTAAACCTTATATTCAGGTTTGAGTGAATCCGGTACCGGGAAATATACGGACATCCAATCAGAAAAGGAGCCCACTCCCATGTTCCGGTTTAAAAGCATCCGCTCACGAACCCTCAGCATCATGCTGCCTGTCATCATTGTCACCTTGCTGGTCATCATGACATTGTCTTATTTATTTTCCGTGACCCTGTTAAATGATGAGATCACCAGTAAAATGAACTCCGAGTTGGATTTGATCAGCGACACCGTCGGAAAGCGTCTTCAGGCACACAGTAAAGTGGCTGAAAGCACAGCCCGCGCCATTGAAAGCTTGCCACCTGCTTCTAACACGGAGCCATTGCAAAAGCTCCTCAAAAAAATCGTTCCCATTAATGAAACCTCACTCGGCATGGGGATCTTCATGGAGCCCTACCGCTTTGATCCCCATATCCAATACGTCTCCACCTACGGCACCCTGCAGGACGACGGCACCGTTGCCTTGACGGAGGGGTACAGCGACCCAGCCTACAACTACCCGAATCAGCCTTGGTATCAAGTGGGCGCCAGTACCAAGCAGGTGACGGACTATTCCCTGCCCTACTACGACGAGATGGCGAAGACCTCCATGCTGACAGTGGTTGCCCCTTTCTTTTCACCCGATAAAAAGCTTCTCGGGATGGTAACGGATGACATCGAGCTCAGCGATATCCAGAAGTTCGTTTCGGAGACGAAAGTGGGGCTTACCGGATGGTCCTTTTTGCTTGATCAACAGGGCCAGTATCTCGCACACCCGAACGCAGATAAGCTAATGAAGCAAACCATCACAGCTGATGACAATCCTTCTCTCGCGGGCATCGGCTCCACATTGCTTGCGGAGTCAGAAGGAAGCAGCACCTTTACCGATCAAAACGGGGTGAATCGCCTCTTTTATCAAAAGATTCCCGAAACCAATTGGACGATTGCCCTCGTCATGCCTGAAAACGAGTTTTATACACCGCTTCGCCTGCTCTTTTTCAAGCTGCTGGCAGTCAGCATCGCAGGTCTAGCCGTCCTGATCCTGGTCATCCATCTGTTCAGCAAAAGCCTGGCGAAACAGATCGACAAAGCCAACCAGCTGTCCGTTTCCCTGGCACAGGGTGATTTCACGGCCTCCATGGAGATTCAGACAGCCGATGAAATTGGACGAATGGGCGAGCGCTTCAATGCGATGGCTTCTACCTTGCGGGAAACGCTGGAACGCGTCAGCTACAGCTCGCAGCAAGTGGCTGCCACTTCTGAGCAGCTGATGGCCAGCGCCGAGCAGACCAGCCATGCGACGGAGCAAATCGCGCAAAGCGTACAGGAAATCGCCCATGGCACCGAGCAGCAGGTCGACGCGACAATCAAAGGCAGCGACGTCGTAACCGAGATCGCCAAGCTGATCGCGCAAATGG of Brevibacillus choshinensis contains these proteins:
- a CDS encoding M20 peptidase aminoacylase family protein, with the translated sequence MSTTFSLKQTVTARETSIAETFRHLHANPEISWKEVQTTRYLADRMRSLGLRVTTFEDCTGLVAEWGEGKPVVGLRTDIDALWQEVDGEWRANHSCGHDAHMTLIVEAVESLIASGYRPEGTVKILFQPAEEKGTGALKLVEKGVVDDIDYLYGVHLRPIQEMKGGLAGPAIYNGAAMFLYGEITGVAAHGARPHLGINAIEAASAIVTGIGQVHTDPTVPATVKMTMLQAGGESYNIIPDKARFALDLRAQTNQAMDDLLARVRQVIDGVAVSFQAQIDVQMGSRMVAAEVSDEAKALLEQSIIDVLGEENLRPAPVSPGAEDFHFYTVERPQIKATMLALGCDLAPGLHHPHMQFDEKALVKGVEILANVVVRTFEKLK
- a CDS encoding SCP-2 sterol transfer family protein, which encodes MVGIGGLLAEVAERLQQKAHVRLLTAGWERRVGIVEVDTQLRWQLTFSQGRAYCGEWDGEQSADLVLQGHEQQLRMLLNGDELLYTSAKRHVRIAGALRDQLKLDAILRLTSK
- a CDS encoding VOC family protein translates to MFHLKGVHHIALNCSDVVKVAHFFKEILEVPIPEENIVEGAPVYFQIGTYTRIGLHPFGGDNGKGGVGQIDHVAFSVTSRAELDYLVDKLEAENICYRGPIARPTSFNLYFETPDGHHLEVRLDKDEHDE
- a CDS encoding methyl-accepting chemotaxis protein, coding for MFRFKSIRSRTLSIMLPVIIVTLLVIMTLSYLFSVTLLNDEITSKMNSELDLISDTVGKRLQAHSKVAESTARAIESLPPASNTEPLQKLLKKIVPINETSLGMGIFMEPYRFDPHIQYVSTYGTLQDDGTVALTEGYSDPAYNYPNQPWYQVGASTKQVTDYSLPYYDEMAKTSMLTVVAPFFSPDKKLLGMVTDDIELSDIQKFVSETKVGLTGWSFLLDQQGQYLAHPNADKLMKQTITADDNPSLAGIGSTLLAESEGSSTFTDQNGVNRLFYQKIPETNWTIALVMPENEFYTPLRLLFFKLLAVSIAGLAVLILVIHLFSKSLAKQIDKANQLSVSLAQGDFTASMEIQTADEIGRMGERFNAMASTLRETLERVSYSSQQVAATSEQLMASAEQTSHATEQIAQSVQEIAHGTEQQVDATIKGSDVVTEIAKLIAQMENGIEIVSTSTTQANKQAAEGNEMAIQAVQQMTAIHSQMGQTSAMVHTLGQRSQEIGEMISLITTIAAQTNLLALNAAIEAARAGEQGRGFAVVADEVRKLAEQSSSAAEQVSRIVADIQRDTEAAMAGMSHSESILGDGMRLVQSTGTAFDQISGSTERLSARTYELSTEMKQISEQMETIITAIDHISLISERSASNSQNVAAAAEEQNASMQEISAAATMLAKMAEEMNDAIRIFKLS